The DNA window TTTGATGAACAGCATCAACCATAAGCTCTGGCGATATATTTTCTGTAACAGGATCTGCTAAAAAAACACCTTGCTTATACACTTCGGTTTTTGTTTCAATATCATAAAGCTCCATGTTTTCAGAGGCATTTAAAAATGCTTCTGGCCCATTATCTGCTCCCTTTTGCCAAGTACTTGTGCCATCATAAGGCACTGGAATTAAAACAATTTTAGAACTTTCTAATTTAGAATATTGGTCTTCTATTCCTGCGTAAGTTTTAGTATTCATTAATTTAGTTATTGAGTATTTCAGTTAATTCTGACGCTTCTTTTGTGCTATCAGAATTAGGTTGTGTTGCTTGGTTGTACCCTAAAATTTTAAGTAAGTCTTCACTTTTTTGTTGCTCACTAAATAGTGTTGTAGTGATATTTCCTTCAGCATTTTTATCAATTAAAATATGCTTTGGCGAAGGAATTAAACAGTGTTGCAAACCACCGAATCCTCCAATAGTTTCTTGGTAAGCTCCTGTATTAAAAAAGCCTATGTACAATGGTTTTTCTTTATTATACTTAGGAAGATAAATGGCATTTATATGTTGTTCACTATTATAATAATCGTCACTATCACAAGTTAATCCACCTAAAAGCACACGTTCATAACTATCATTCCAACGGTTAATTGGCAACATAATGAAACGTTTATTAATTGCCCAAGTATCTGGTAATGTTGTGATAAATGAGGAATTAATCATGTTCCATTTTTCACGATCGTTTTGTTGCTTTTGGTATAATATTTCATAGATTGCTCCTCCACTTTCACCTACAGTAAAACTTCCAAACTCGGTAAATATATTTGGCACATCTACGTCTTCTTCTTCACAAACCAATTTAATTTGGTTCACAATTTCATCTACCATATAAGTGTAATCAAAATCGAAAACCAGTGAATTCTTAATTGGAAATCCACCTCCAATATTTAAACTATCTAATGATGGACAAATTTTCTTCAAGCTAGTGTAAACTTTCAAACATTTAGCTAATTCGTTCCAGTAATAGGCATTATCACGAATACCCGTATTTATAAAAAAGTGAAGCATTTTAAGCTCTACCTTTTCATTGTTTTGAATTTGATTCTTATAAAACGGAACAATATTCTTGTATCCAATTCCTAATCGAGATGTATAGAATTCAAATTTTGGGTCTTCTTCGGAAGCAATACGAATTCCAACATTAAATTTCCCTTTAACTTCGGCAGAAAGCAAGTCAATTTCCTCATAGTTATCTATTATAGGAATCGCATTTTTATGTCCATTATTAATTAATCTCGCAATATTAGTCACATACTGAGCACGTTTAAATCCGTTACTAATTACAAACGTTTGGTCAGTGATTTTACCTTCAGCTTTTAAACGTTCTACAATATCTATATCAAATGCCGAAGACGTTTCAATATGAATATCATTTTTTAAAGCCTCATCTAAAACATGCTTAAAATGAGAGCTTTTTGTACAATAGCAATAATTATATTTTCCTTTATAATTATTCTTTTTTATAGCATCTGCAAACCATTGCTTAGCACGATTGATATTGTTTGAAATCTGAGGTAAATAAGTGAATTTTAGAGGTGCTCCATATTGTTCAACCAATTGCATTAGATTGACATCATGAAATTCTAAAGTTTTATTCTCAAGTTTAAATTCTGGTTGTGGAAAATCAAAAGTTTGATTCACCAAGTCTATATATTTTGTATTCATTATAATTTTAAAAAAAGTTAAATGTAAATTGTGATGGCTAACTTGATGTTAAGCCAACAATAATTGAATATCAAATAATGTTGCATAAACATTTTGACATCAAAACTTTAAATAGAATTATAAATCAAACCTGAATTTGAGGATGAGTCGTAGGAATAAATCCAAACAAATGTTGGCTCATTAAAATGTAGTATGCGGAAGTTAGCTCTAAAATTCGGTTACTTAATCTATAAGCAGCTTTTGAATATGACTTCCTAATGTTCAAAAACCCGAACGTAAAAACACGTCTCAAATTGTTCAGCTAAAATGCGAAGCAAATGTAATTTATTTTTTGACACGCAAAACATTTTTATATTTTTTTTGAAAAAAAGTTAAAAATCTTATTTTATTACAATTTCAATGTATCTTAGACTCATTGAAAAGAGGGTTTCACTAAGTGGAGCAATTAGTTAACTAAAAGTCTGTTGATATCAATTAACACATAATGTAGATTTGATTCAAACAAAATTATGAAAAGATGAAAACACACGTAATTCTTACACAAAAACGAGAAAACATAATAAGTTATAGAATGATTCAGCACCTATTAGTTGGAATCTTTATGATTGCATCTGTAGCTTTCAGTTCAATATATGCACAAGCAACATCAAATGCAGAAATTAGTGTAAAAGGAATGGTTAGCGATGAATATGGACCATTAACAGGTGTAAATATTGCTCTTCTTGGAAGCAATGATGGAGCTATTACAGATACTGATGGTACTTTTATTTTCCCAAAATCGCTTCAACCAAATGACATTTTAGTCTTTAGCTACCTAGGTTATGAAACACGTAGAATTAAAATTAAAGCAGATACTAACTTTTTAAACATTAAAATGGTCTCTGAAGCCATTGATATTGTTGGTGCCTTAGCTGTTGACAAACCATATAAATCAAAACGGTTGTTTTAAAATAATACAGTCTTGATTTGATGAAAACATTAGGACTTTTATTTAGTATCTTTATTGCTTTACAAGCTAATGCTCAATTGTCTGATTTTGATCATATCGATTTCAAAAAAGCTGATAGCATTGCCTTGGTATACAAAGGCGATGATCTCAAAAATCTACCAGAATTATCACATAATCTAACGTCTAATTTAGATTCAGATGTTGAACGTTTTAGAGCAATTTACATTTGGGTTTGTACAAATGTAGCTAATGATTACGGATTGTATTTAAAGAATAAAAAAAAGCGTGAAAAGTTTGAAGACGATAGTCTTAAACTTGAAGCTTGGAATGAAAGTTTCAAAAAGAAATTATTTAGCAAACTTAGAAAGCGAAAAAAAACGATTTGCTCTGGCTATGCCTATTTAGTTAGCGAACTTTCAAGATTAGCAAATATTAATTGTAGAATGGTTAATGGTTTTGGAAGAACAAGTACAACTTCGATTGATAACTTTAATGCCCCAAACCACTCTTGGAATGCTGTAAAACTAGATAATAAATGGTATTTGAGCGATCCAACTTGGGCAAGTGGAATTGTACATCCTTTTAATTATGGATTTAAATTTAATTATAACAACGGACTCTTTCTTACAAGTCCAGAATTTTTTGCGCTTACACACTATCCTATTGAATCAAAATGGATGTTTTTAGATAATGAAATACCTACGTTTCAATCCTTTTTAGAAAACCCTATTTTGTATGGAAAAGCTTATAAACATTTATCAGCGCATCTAACACCAAATACATTAAACAATACGATTCAAAAAAACGAAACGATAACGTTTAAGTATGAACTCATAGAACCTATTGACAAAGAACAGATTTCGTTTATTATTGATAATGGATATAATACAATTACTACGAAACCAAAATCTGTAGTTATCGATGATTTATCTTTGACTTTAGAATACCAATTTAACAAAACTGGCTATTATGATACCCATTTTTTAATAGGAGAAAATTTGATAGTAACTTACACTTTTAAAGTTGAAGATTAAAATCAAGATTTATAACATCTTCAACGTATTCAACTCTTGTTCTGTTAAATGTTTCCAATGACCACGTGGTAAATCTTTTTTGGTAAGATGACCAATTGAAACGCAATCTACTCGAACAATATCATATTTCAAATAATCAAAAATAGTATGTAGAATAGTATTTCCTGTATTTTTAATCTTAAGTCCAACTTTTGATTTTGGTGCATCTTCGATATAACTAATTTCTTCAACTGGGACTAGTTTACCTTCAATTTTAATACCTTCTTGAATCTTTTTTAGATCCTCAAATTTTAAATTCTTATCTAATTCTATTTCGAATAAGCGTTCCACACCATTTTTAGAATTCGTGAATTTTTTAACAATCACATCATCATTTGTAAACAATAATAATCCTGTAGAATTTCGTCCTAAACGACCAATTGGTTTTATACGTGCAGACGTAGCATTAGCAACCAAATCCATAACCGTTTTCCCTTTACTTTCACTTGTAGTTGTTGCAAATCCTTTAGGCTTATTCAACAATACGTAGGTTTTCTTTTCAGGATTGATACGAGCACCATCAAATTTCACTTCATCATCCAATTTAACCTTATAACCCATTTCGGTTATAACTTTACCATTAACAGTGACACTTCCGACTGAAATATGCATATCTGCATCACGTCTTGAGCAAATTCCTGAATTGGAAATGTATTTATTTAAACGCATCTCATCAGGGTTTGACGACTTAGAAGATTTTGAAGGCAACTGATTTTTCTTAATTGGAGCATTCCCTCTAGAAAAGCTATTACTTTTAGCATTATCGCGTCCTCTACTCGATTTTTTATTGGTAGGTTTACTTGGTCCTCTTCCTGAAGGTTTCCCTTTTCCGCTTGTGCCTTGGTTTCTGCTCATGGTTACTAATTTTGCGCAAAGGTAATATATTACTCTTTACGAATCGAAATATTCTGTTGTAGATTGACGTTCACGATTTACTGATAGTTTTGTAACGTCTGGTCGTGAATAATGACCAACAGGATCAAAGTTTTGTCGTTCCTGCAATACACGATTAAAATCTAAGTTTGCGTAAATCAAACCTTCTTTGTGCAAAACAGGTTCAATAATCCATTCACCATCTGGTCCTGCAACACAGCTTCCTCCATTTGCAAGTATTTCAGGCGATTTATCTAAAATGCTTTCAATATGTGGTGTAGTCTTCGGAAAGGTTTCTTTTGCCATTAAGCTAGAAACAGAAATTACATATGAACGTGATTCTCTAGCTATAAATCGTGTAATATCTTTAGTATTATGATCACTACCAGGCCAAACTGCAATATGTAAATTTTCACCTAAACCATACAATGCTGCACGAGGTAATGGCATCCAATTTTCCCAGCAGTTTAATCCACCAACAGTAAATTCTTTAAGCGAATGCACTCTTAGTCCGTTTCCATCTCCTGATGCCCAAGTTAAGCGTTCGTCATATGTTGGTTGAAGTTTTCTATGCACAGATTGAATAACACCTTCATTGTTAATATAAACTAAAGAGGCATAAACACTATGACCTCCACGATCTAATGGTCGTTCAATAATGCCTAAATAGATAGCAATTTCATGTTTTTTGGCTAACTCACAAACAGCATCTAAATCTCCTTTTTCAATAGTAATAGAATTCTTAACATAATGTGCATGAAGCTCTTTATTTATAGTTTTATTCCATTCAGCTCCTCCTGTCAAAGACAACCAAAATGGATAACCTGGAACTAAACCTTCACCAAA is part of the Psychroserpens ponticola genome and encodes:
- a CDS encoding arginine decarboxylase, encoding MNTKYIDLVNQTFDFPQPEFKLENKTLEFHDVNLMQLVEQYGAPLKFTYLPQISNNINRAKQWFADAIKKNNYKGKYNYCYCTKSSHFKHVLDEALKNDIHIETSSAFDIDIVERLKAEGKITDQTFVISNGFKRAQYVTNIARLINNGHKNAIPIIDNYEEIDLLSAEVKGKFNVGIRIASEEDPKFEFYTSRLGIGYKNIVPFYKNQIQNNEKVELKMLHFFINTGIRDNAYYWNELAKCLKVYTSLKKICPSLDSLNIGGGFPIKNSLVFDFDYTYMVDEIVNQIKLVCEEEDVDVPNIFTEFGSFTVGESGGAIYEILYQKQQNDREKWNMINSSFITTLPDTWAINKRFIMLPINRWNDSYERVLLGGLTCDSDDYYNSEQHINAIYLPKYNKEKPLYIGFFNTGAYQETIGGFGGLQHCLIPSPKHILIDKNAEGNITTTLFSEQQKSEDLLKILGYNQATQPNSDSTKEASELTEILNN
- a CDS encoding carboxypeptidase-like regulatory domain-containing protein codes for the protein MKTHVILTQKRENIISYRMIQHLLVGIFMIASVAFSSIYAQATSNAEISVKGMVSDEYGPLTGVNIALLGSNDGAITDTDGTFIFPKSLQPNDILVFSYLGYETRRIKIKADTNFLNIKMVSEAIDIVGALAVDKPYKSKRLF
- a CDS encoding transglutaminase domain-containing protein produces the protein MKTLGLLFSIFIALQANAQLSDFDHIDFKKADSIALVYKGDDLKNLPELSHNLTSNLDSDVERFRAIYIWVCTNVANDYGLYLKNKKKREKFEDDSLKLEAWNESFKKKLFSKLRKRKKTICSGYAYLVSELSRLANINCRMVNGFGRTSTTSIDNFNAPNHSWNAVKLDNKWYLSDPTWASGIVHPFNYGFKFNYNNGLFLTSPEFFALTHYPIESKWMFLDNEIPTFQSFLENPILYGKAYKHLSAHLTPNTLNNTIQKNETITFKYELIEPIDKEQISFIIDNGYNTITTKPKSVVIDDLSLTLEYQFNKTGYYDTHFLIGENLIVTYTFKVED
- a CDS encoding pseudouridine synthase, with product MSRNQGTSGKGKPSGRGPSKPTNKKSSRGRDNAKSNSFSRGNAPIKKNQLPSKSSKSSNPDEMRLNKYISNSGICSRRDADMHISVGSVTVNGKVITEMGYKVKLDDEVKFDGARINPEKKTYVLLNKPKGFATTTSESKGKTVMDLVANATSARIKPIGRLGRNSTGLLLFTNDDVIVKKFTNSKNGVERLFEIELDKNLKFEDLKKIQEGIKIEGKLVPVEEISYIEDAPKSKVGLKIKNTGNTILHTIFDYLKYDIVRVDCVSIGHLTKKDLPRGHWKHLTEQELNTLKML
- a CDS encoding carbon-nitrogen hydrolase family protein — its product is MKHILKVALAQISPVWLNKIETLQKVENSIIEASKENAELIVFGEGLVPGYPFWLSLTGGAEWNKTINKELHAHYVKNSITIEKGDLDAVCELAKKHEIAIYLGIIERPLDRGGHSVYASLVYINNEGVIQSVHRKLQPTYDERLTWASGDGNGLRVHSLKEFTVGGLNCWENWMPLPRAALYGLGENLHIAVWPGSDHNTKDITRFIARESRSYVISVSSLMAKETFPKTTPHIESILDKSPEILANGGSCVAGPDGEWIIEPVLHKEGLIYANLDFNRVLQERQNFDPVGHYSRPDVTKLSVNRERQSTTEYFDS